Proteins found in one Micromonospora sp. WMMD1082 genomic segment:
- a CDS encoding SgcJ/EcaC family oxidoreductase → MTTTNGWGDASTILASASVSEDTTYYREFTRPDEKAALTVPMRIQAAWAANDPQAFAGTFADNGSLLLGDEQLRSRAEILAYMTDAFAGPLHGASVKGWPIEVRFLSQDVAVVITEGGIRRPGEAAVAPENAIRATWVIRRQPDGRHQLVSHQSSPIKS, encoded by the coding sequence ATGACCACTACGAACGGGTGGGGAGACGCCTCGACGATCCTCGCCTCCGCGAGCGTCTCCGAGGACACCACCTACTACCGGGAGTTCACCCGACCAGACGAGAAGGCGGCCCTCACGGTCCCGATGCGGATCCAGGCGGCCTGGGCTGCCAACGACCCGCAGGCGTTCGCCGGCACCTTCGCGGACAACGGCAGCCTGCTGCTCGGTGACGAGCAGTTGCGCAGTCGGGCGGAGATCCTCGCGTACATGACCGACGCCTTCGCCGGTCCGCTGCACGGCGCCTCCGTCAAGGGATGGCCGATCGAGGTCCGGTTCCTGAGCCAGGACGTGGCGGTGGTGATCACCGAGGGCGGCATCCGACGGCCAGGAGAGGCGGCCGTCGCGCCGGAGAACGCCATCCGGGCGACCTGGGTGATCCGGCGGCAGCCGGATGGGCGACACCAGCTCGTCTCGCACCAGAGCAGCCCGATCAAGAGCTGA
- the amcA gene encoding multiple cyclophane-containing RiPP AmcA — MTVYVSRHVRADRFWRQTLISEGAAPQTTRPADPPLLTYGWRQLFERQVRDVGRR, encoded by the coding sequence ATGACGGTGTACGTCTCGCGGCATGTGAGAGCTGACCGCTTCTGGCGACAGACGTTGATCAGCGAGGGCGCCGCGCCGCAGACGACTCGGCCGGCTGATCCACCGTTGCTCACCTACGGGTGGCGTCAGCTGTTCGAGCGGCAGGTCCGGGACGTTGGTCGCCGATGA
- a CDS encoding 5-formyltetrahydrofolate cyclo-ligase: MTSTDDAKQSVRRRVWDLLEREGAAPPGVHGHIPDFTGKKDAAARLAELEAWKKARVIKCNPDRAQLPVRVRALQEGKLLYMAVPRLATPKPFYLLDPAVLTAPYETAATSTGAPEIAPTVGPDEMQPVDLIVCGSVAIGRRNGVRVGKGAGYSDLEIALLTEAGLVTKDTTIATTVHQSQLLDEELPHADHDFSVDYAITPAEVVACEPGRERPSGILREHLRPEQLDNIPVLR; this comes from the coding sequence GTGACAAGCACCGACGACGCCAAACAGTCCGTTCGGCGACGCGTCTGGGACCTCTTAGAACGCGAAGGCGCCGCACCGCCCGGGGTCCACGGCCACATCCCCGACTTCACCGGCAAGAAAGACGCAGCGGCCCGACTCGCAGAACTGGAGGCATGGAAGAAGGCACGCGTCATCAAGTGCAATCCCGACCGCGCCCAGCTACCCGTCCGGGTACGCGCACTCCAAGAGGGCAAACTGCTCTACATGGCAGTCCCACGACTCGCCACACCGAAGCCCTTCTACCTGCTCGACCCGGCGGTGCTGACAGCCCCGTACGAGACTGCCGCCACGAGCACAGGCGCGCCCGAGATCGCCCCCACAGTCGGCCCCGACGAGATGCAGCCGGTGGACCTGATCGTGTGCGGCAGCGTCGCGATCGGCCGACGTAACGGCGTACGGGTCGGCAAGGGAGCCGGCTACTCCGACCTGGAGATCGCACTCCTCACCGAAGCCGGGCTCGTGACCAAGGACACCACCATTGCCACCACTGTCCACCAGAGCCAACTCCTCGACGAGGAACTGCCCCACGCCGATCACGACTTCAGCGTCGACTACGCGATCACCCCCGCAGAGGTCGTCGCATGCGAGCCTGGCCGGGAGCGACCGTCCGGCATCCTCAGAGAGCACCTCCGCCCCGAACAACTCGACAACATCCCCGTCCTGCGCTGA
- the tpx gene encoding thiol peroxidase, translating into MTATSRSDAITFQGRPVTLLGPPAIAGAPAPAFTVLAADFSPVTLDSSAGQVRILSAVPSLDTPVCDQQTRRFHQEASTIDGVTVLTISADLPFAQRRWCAAADLPGVQTLSDHRDLSFGHAYGLVIAEFRLLARAVFVVDADDQLTHVQYVPEVGQEPDYEAALGAARKAAG; encoded by the coding sequence ATGACCGCAACGTCCCGCAGTGACGCGATCACGTTCCAGGGCCGGCCGGTGACCCTGCTAGGCCCGCCGGCGATCGCCGGCGCCCCCGCGCCGGCCTTCACCGTCCTGGCCGCCGACTTCTCGCCGGTGACGCTGGACTCGTCGGCCGGCCAGGTCCGCATCCTGTCGGCGGTGCCCTCCCTGGACACCCCGGTCTGCGACCAGCAGACCCGGCGCTTCCACCAGGAGGCGTCGACCATCGACGGGGTCACCGTGCTCACCATCTCCGCCGACCTGCCGTTCGCCCAGCGCCGGTGGTGCGCCGCCGCCGACCTGCCCGGGGTGCAGACCCTGTCGGATCATCGCGACCTCTCGTTTGGGCACGCCTACGGGCTGGTCATCGCGGAGTTCCGGCTGCTCGCCCGCGCCGTCTTCGTGGTGGACGCCGACGACCAACTGACCCATGTCCAGTACGTTCCGGAGGTGGGCCAGGAGCCGGACTACGAGGCCGCGCTCGGCGCGGCGCGCAAGGCGGCAGGCTGA
- a CDS encoding FAD-dependent oxidoreductase, whose product MRWILRRTAADTAARDRAVVLGGSIAGTLAARVLADSFREVLVVDRDKVLGVTDIRRSTPHTVHAHGLHARGYLILSELFPGLLDEARSVGLPVRDVGKMRWYFDARPIRPADTGLLSIAGSRPILENLIRSRVNALPNVRYRESTEVLGLSWSADGSRVTGVRLRNSDAASGAYQIAADLVIDATGRGSRTPAWLAELGYERPPEERLKIGLTYTTCTFRRRPGTFDGPTAINPVASPAHPRGAFFGQTATGDCRLSLTGISGDRPPTDPDGFMAYVRSLPVPDIYQAVVDAERTGEPTAFAFPASLWRHYERLRRLPRGLVVLGDAAASFNPVYGQGMSVAAMQVMALRDQLARHPEPAPRQIARQIARIITDPWRLSTTGDLDFPGVTARRSLWVRVRNGYFTRLQYAMSKDPQVTAAFMRVAGLVHRPRRLWRPGLVARVLWHARDWPGSPPPPTVRTPSTEVRTPPTDQPGTALPAGARPETTTAAAAQSGGSTR is encoded by the coding sequence ATGCGATGGATACTGCGTCGAACGGCGGCCGACACGGCGGCCCGCGATCGCGCCGTGGTGCTGGGCGGAAGCATCGCCGGCACCCTGGCGGCCCGGGTACTTGCCGACTCGTTTCGCGAGGTCCTCGTGGTGGACCGCGACAAGGTGCTGGGCGTGACCGACATCCGGCGGAGCACCCCGCACACGGTGCATGCCCACGGTCTGCACGCGCGGGGCTACCTCATCCTGTCCGAGCTCTTCCCCGGCCTGCTCGACGAGGCCCGCTCGGTGGGCCTGCCGGTGCGCGACGTCGGAAAGATGCGCTGGTACTTCGATGCCCGACCGATCCGGCCGGCGGACACCGGCCTGCTGTCCATCGCGGGATCGCGGCCGATCCTGGAGAACCTCATCCGGAGCCGGGTCAACGCGCTGCCCAACGTGCGCTACCGCGAGTCCACCGAGGTGCTCGGGCTGTCCTGGAGCGCGGACGGCAGCCGGGTGACGGGGGTGCGCCTGCGAAACAGCGACGCGGCCTCCGGCGCGTACCAGATCGCCGCGGATCTGGTGATCGACGCGACGGGCCGCGGCTCACGCACCCCGGCCTGGCTGGCGGAGCTGGGCTACGAGCGCCCGCCGGAGGAGCGCCTGAAGATCGGCCTGACCTACACCACGTGTACGTTCCGGCGCAGACCGGGCACGTTCGACGGTCCGACCGCGATCAACCCGGTGGCCTCCCCGGCGCACCCGCGCGGGGCGTTCTTCGGACAGACCGCCACCGGCGACTGTCGACTGTCACTGACCGGGATCAGCGGTGACCGGCCGCCGACGGACCCGGACGGCTTCATGGCGTACGTCCGGTCCCTGCCGGTGCCCGACATCTACCAGGCGGTGGTCGACGCCGAGCGCACCGGTGAGCCGACGGCGTTCGCCTTCCCGGCCAGTCTCTGGCGCCACTACGAGCGGCTCCGCCGGCTACCTCGGGGCCTGGTGGTGCTCGGCGACGCGGCTGCCAGCTTCAACCCGGTGTACGGCCAAGGCATGTCGGTCGCGGCGATGCAGGTGATGGCGCTACGGGACCAGCTGGCCCGCCACCCCGAGCCGGCGCCGCGACAGATCGCGAGGCAGATCGCGCGGATCATCACGGACCCGTGGCGGCTGTCGACCACGGGCGATCTCGACTTCCCCGGCGTGACCGCGCGCCGGTCGCTCTGGGTGCGGGTGCGCAACGGGTACTTCACCCGGTTGCAGTATGCGATGAGCAAGGATCCGCAGGTCACCGCCGCGTTCATGCGGGTGGCCGGGCTGGTCCACCGCCCGCGCCGGCTCTGGCGGCCCGGTCTGGTGGCTCGCGTGTTGTGGCACGCGCGCGACTGGCCGGGTTCACCGCCGCCACCCACGGTACGCACGCCGTCGACCGAGGTGCGCACGCCGCCGACAGATCAGCCGGGCACGGCGCTACCGGCCGGTGCGCGACCGGAGACCACCACCGCAGCCGCGGCCCAATCGGGAGGATCGACACGATGA
- a CDS encoding acyltransferase, giving the protein MNAVADRPGRALVHPGGGESSRAIFGIRGVAALALLTVHVAMFSGLLGTKAFGTFRPPTNFVGAFFVSGLPSFIGVFFVLPALFLYLPLAKAVIAGGTPPRAGGVLLRRVARLLPAYYVMYLVVLLALNRHAIDGVWYVLRPILLLQVYLPSPFVPTLMNGMEITWTVPSMIQWYAALPLILWATHRFAARGATPAQRARRLMLPVPLLIAVGIGWLFFVKANGWDNRIVFWWPQGFAPTIAIGMALAIRLALVQVSPGDRSGILAAAARHPNRFWFAAAVVYLVNCFRPFSVIGMDAIYSVSGLLVTYLMVALFGLFASLPLIAPGTRRHTIGTLLGTAPLAYLGRVSYGIYLWHFAVMHFYLQPERVFDGPAKPIRELYGSSGFWRLELVTVLGAVLLAALSYHLLEQPVADRVKRHLARRRDRDGTPGRVAALVAAPAAPPAGPTAVDDIPPVTDLLTQRDVIRANLVDLEGSAGPLLTQASLTGRTADRWTTASVDLAELWKLFDAYSRVVDAAVQIASDRQPVEQRMARVTALLAAPSVVVSATPPPLDQRHITDDGRQRLAVEAAVARMNDLFARCAALTSMAEAVWREGARRLVAFEAQLAALDQSAAPSAEVARAMAEAEAELSRLRVVLGTDPLSLWRDGQLDEAQWDRLRRSLAAAGAGAATD; this is encoded by the coding sequence ATGAACGCCGTCGCGGACAGGCCGGGTCGGGCGCTGGTCCACCCCGGCGGCGGCGAGTCCTCCCGGGCGATATTCGGAATCCGCGGTGTGGCGGCCCTGGCGCTGCTTACCGTCCACGTCGCGATGTTCTCGGGTCTGCTGGGTACGAAGGCATTCGGCACGTTTCGGCCGCCGACGAATTTTGTTGGCGCGTTCTTCGTCAGTGGCCTTCCCTCGTTCATCGGCGTCTTCTTCGTACTCCCCGCGCTTTTTCTTTATCTGCCGCTGGCGAAGGCGGTGATCGCCGGCGGGACACCGCCCCGGGCGGGCGGTGTCCTGCTGCGCCGCGTGGCCCGCCTCCTGCCGGCCTACTACGTCATGTACCTGGTCGTGCTGCTGGCGTTGAACCGGCACGCCATCGATGGCGTGTGGTACGTGTTGCGACCGATCCTGCTGCTGCAGGTGTACCTGCCCAGTCCGTTCGTGCCGACGCTGATGAACGGCATGGAGATCACCTGGACCGTGCCGAGCATGATCCAGTGGTACGCGGCGCTGCCGCTGATCCTGTGGGCAACCCACCGCTTCGCCGCCCGGGGCGCGACACCGGCACAGCGGGCGCGCCGGCTGATGCTGCCGGTGCCCCTCCTGATCGCGGTCGGCATCGGTTGGCTCTTCTTCGTCAAGGCCAACGGCTGGGACAATCGGATCGTCTTCTGGTGGCCACAGGGCTTTGCGCCCACCATCGCCATCGGCATGGCGCTGGCCATCCGGCTGGCGCTGGTGCAGGTGTCGCCCGGCGACCGCTCGGGCATCCTGGCGGCCGCGGCACGGCACCCGAACCGGTTCTGGTTCGCCGCCGCCGTGGTCTACCTGGTCAACTGCTTCCGCCCGTTCAGCGTCATCGGCATGGACGCCATCTACTCGGTCAGCGGCCTCCTGGTCACCTACCTGATGGTGGCCCTGTTCGGGCTGTTCGCCTCGCTGCCACTGATCGCCCCCGGCACCCGGCGGCACACGATCGGCACGCTCCTCGGGACCGCGCCGCTCGCCTATCTGGGTCGAGTCTCCTACGGCATCTACCTGTGGCACTTCGCGGTGATGCACTTCTACCTCCAGCCCGAGCGGGTCTTCGACGGGCCGGCCAAGCCGATCCGGGAGCTGTACGGCTCCTCGGGCTTCTGGCGGCTGGAGTTGGTCACCGTCCTCGGCGCCGTGCTGCTGGCCGCGCTCAGCTACCACCTGCTGGAACAGCCCGTGGCCGACCGGGTCAAGCGGCACCTCGCCCGCAGACGGGACCGCGACGGCACCCCGGGCCGGGTAGCTGCGCTGGTGGCCGCGCCCGCCGCGCCTCCAGCAGGACCCACCGCGGTCGACGACATCCCCCCGGTCACCGACCTGCTGACCCAGCGCGACGTGATCCGTGCGAACCTGGTGGATCTGGAGGGCAGCGCCGGCCCGCTGCTCACCCAGGCATCGTTGACCGGTCGCACCGCCGACCGATGGACCACCGCCAGCGTCGATCTGGCCGAGCTGTGGAAGCTGTTCGACGCCTACAGCCGGGTTGTCGACGCGGCCGTCCAGATCGCGTCGGACCGCCAGCCGGTCGAGCAGCGGATGGCCCGCGTCACGGCACTGCTGGCCGCACCCTCCGTCGTCGTGTCCGCCACGCCGCCACCGTTGGACCAGCGGCACATCACCGACGACGGTCGCCAGCGACTCGCGGTGGAGGCCGCGGTGGCCCGCATGAACGACCTCTTCGCCCGCTGCGCCGCGCTGACCAGCATGGCGGAGGCAGTGTGGCGGGAGGGGGCACGGCGGCTGGTCGCCTTCGAGGCCCAGCTGGCAGCGCTCGACCAAAGCGCCGCGCCGTCGGCCGAGGTGGCCCGTGCGATGGCGGAGGCCGAAGCCGAGCTGAGCCGGCTGCGGGTCGTGCTCGGCACCGACCCGCTGAGCCTGTGGCGCGACGGCCAGCTGGACGAGGCCCAGTGGGACCGGCTCCGGCGCAGCCTCGCCGCGGCCGGCGCCGGCGCCGCCACCGACTGA
- a CDS encoding SgcJ/EcaC family oxidoreductase, with amino-acid sequence MNKASAVLDQSQLDAYYGEFTSAREKEVLSVPLRLVSAWATNDAAGVANVFTEDGILILPGDVYKKGREEIRAFMAAAYAGPFKGSRVTGRPVDVRFVSDEVALLRTHGGILAPGETEISPELAVRSTWITVKQGDEWLLSGYQNSPRGAGATLRW; translated from the coding sequence ATGAACAAAGCATCGGCGGTGCTTGACCAGAGTCAATTGGATGCCTATTACGGCGAGTTCACCAGTGCCCGGGAAAAGGAGGTGCTGAGTGTGCCCCTCCGCTTGGTGAGCGCGTGGGCGACCAACGACGCGGCCGGGGTGGCGAACGTGTTCACCGAGGACGGGATCCTCATCCTTCCCGGTGATGTCTACAAGAAGGGCCGGGAGGAGATCCGCGCCTTCATGGCCGCGGCGTACGCCGGGCCCTTCAAGGGCAGCCGGGTGACCGGTCGGCCGGTGGACGTGCGGTTCGTCTCCGACGAGGTGGCCCTGCTGCGTACGCATGGCGGGATCCTCGCGCCCGGGGAGACGGAGATATCGCCGGAATTGGCCGTCCGATCCACCTGGATCACGGTGAAACAGGGCGACGAGTGGCTGCTTTCCGGTTACCAGAACAGCCCTCGTGGCGCTGGCGCCACCCTGCGCTGGTGA
- a CDS encoding SgcJ/EcaC family oxidoreductase → MTTPAKSLVAGAKEWAGRYGDYANGAEGAALTAALRVHAAWNASDADGIADMFVENGSLLIGDNQLVSRTEIRSYLADAFAGGFKGTRFTEEPQEVRLLSGSIAVVVSRGGLIRAGAERVLSEDEARGLWVIVRDDGDWRVFSYQSSPLRG, encoded by the coding sequence GTGACGACACCAGCAAAATCGCTCGTCGCGGGCGCGAAAGAGTGGGCCGGCCGCTACGGAGATTACGCCAACGGCGCGGAAGGGGCAGCGCTCACCGCGGCGCTGCGGGTGCACGCGGCCTGGAATGCCAGTGACGCGGACGGGATTGCCGACATGTTCGTGGAGAACGGCAGTCTCCTCATCGGCGACAACCAACTGGTCAGCCGAACGGAAATCCGGTCGTATCTCGCGGACGCCTTTGCGGGTGGCTTCAAGGGCACCCGTTTCACCGAGGAACCGCAGGAGGTACGGCTGCTGTCCGGGTCGATCGCGGTCGTCGTCTCGCGCGGTGGCCTGATCCGTGCCGGAGCGGAACGGGTGCTGTCGGAGGACGAGGCCCGAGGGCTGTGGGTCATCGTCCGCGACGACGGTGACTGGCGGGTCTTCTCCTACCAGAGCAGCCCGCTGCGCGGGTGA
- a CDS encoding alpha/beta hydrolase encodes MIEKVRISTEVGVFDALAAGPADGRAVLLLHGFPQGGLEWEHQLAALAGSGYRAVAPDLRGYSPQVRPSEAAEYRVDELVRDTLRIADALGWPRFDVVGHDWGAVLAWVLADQHQDRIRTLTAVSVPHPQAFVAALRGDEDQQRRSGYLRMFQDPAAAERMLLADGAAALRGMWRGALPPERVDAYVARLAEPGALAAALSWYRATRPDEVTAGLITVPTLYVWSTQDAGVGSTAAVGTKEWVGGDYRFEILEGISHWVPEEAGDQLSAAVLEHLARYADS; translated from the coding sequence ATGATCGAGAAGGTGCGGATCTCGACCGAGGTAGGTGTCTTCGACGCGCTCGCCGCCGGCCCAGCGGACGGTCGCGCCGTGCTGCTCCTGCACGGCTTCCCGCAGGGCGGCCTGGAGTGGGAACACCAGCTCGCGGCGCTGGCCGGCAGCGGATATCGAGCCGTCGCGCCCGACCTGCGGGGCTATTCACCGCAGGTGCGGCCAAGCGAGGCCGCCGAGTACCGGGTCGACGAACTCGTCCGCGACACGCTGCGGATCGCCGACGCGCTCGGCTGGCCTCGCTTCGACGTGGTCGGTCACGACTGGGGAGCCGTGCTGGCCTGGGTCCTGGCCGACCAGCACCAGGACCGGATCCGCACGCTGACGGCGGTCTCGGTGCCCCACCCGCAGGCGTTCGTGGCGGCGCTGCGCGGCGACGAGGACCAGCAGCGGCGATCGGGCTACCTGCGGATGTTCCAGGATCCGGCGGCGGCGGAGCGGATGCTGCTCGCCGACGGCGCGGCCGCCCTCCGCGGGATGTGGCGCGGGGCGCTGCCACCGGAGCGGGTGGACGCCTACGTGGCGCGACTCGCCGAGCCCGGCGCGCTCGCCGCGGCGCTGAGCTGGTATCGGGCCACCCGGCCGGACGAGGTCACCGCCGGACTCATCACGGTGCCGACGCTGTACGTCTGGAGCACCCAGGATGCCGGCGTCGGTTCGACGGCGGCGGTCGGCACCAAGGAGTGGGTCGGCGGGGACTATCGCTTCGAGATCCTGGAGGGCATCTCGCACTGGGTGCCGGAGGAGGCCGGCGACCAGCTCAGTGCCGCCGTGCTGGAGCACCTCGCGAGGTACGCCGACTCGTGA
- a CDS encoding GMC family oxidoreductase N-terminal domain-containing protein: MYEYDYVIVGAGSAGCVLAARLSQDPAVNVCLIEAGPADTAENIHVPVAFGRLFRTQFDWDYSTHEEGELHRRRVYLPRGRVLGGTSSINTMVYIRGNRADFDGWGQPGWGYDDLLPYFKRSEDNERGESEYHATGGPLAVSEGRSNNPMSAAFVEAATQAGYPTNDDFNGATQDGFGLFQVNQRDGRRCSSATAFLHPALDRPNLTVQTDVHVHRVLIENGRAVGVVGNWLDELRTIRATREVIVCAGAYNSPQLLMRSGVGPAAQLTALGIPVAADNPLVGQNLQDHLLVPLVFTHSQPISLIAAGQPEHIQQFIEDGRGPMTANGPEAGGFVRTHDALPAPDVEFLAAPVMFIDSGLGMPTAHALSYGPSMLTPASRGQVGLASDDPTAKPWISHNYFSDPADLDVAVEATRIGLHIARQKALGAYTEGWFRTPASDSDRDVREFVRSYAHSIFHPAGTCAIGAVVDPELRVTGVDALRVVDASVMPTIIRGNPNAATIAIAEKAADLISGAVARQPRAVAAAH, encoded by the coding sequence GTGTACGAATACGACTACGTCATTGTCGGTGCGGGATCCGCCGGCTGCGTGCTGGCGGCCCGGCTGTCGCAGGACCCCGCCGTCAACGTCTGCCTGATCGAGGCCGGGCCGGCCGACACCGCAGAGAACATCCACGTCCCGGTGGCGTTCGGCCGGCTGTTCCGTACCCAGTTCGACTGGGACTACAGCACCCACGAGGAGGGGGAACTGCACCGCCGTCGGGTGTACCTGCCGCGCGGGCGGGTGCTGGGCGGGACCAGCTCGATCAACACGATGGTCTACATCCGCGGCAACCGGGCCGACTTCGACGGCTGGGGCCAACCGGGCTGGGGCTACGACGACCTGCTGCCGTACTTCAAGCGTTCCGAGGACAACGAGCGCGGCGAGTCCGAGTACCACGCGACCGGCGGGCCGCTGGCGGTCTCCGAGGGTCGTTCCAACAATCCCATGTCGGCGGCCTTCGTCGAGGCCGCGACGCAGGCCGGGTATCCCACCAACGACGACTTCAACGGTGCGACCCAGGACGGCTTCGGCCTGTTCCAGGTCAACCAGCGGGATGGGCGACGGTGCAGCAGCGCGACCGCCTTCCTGCACCCGGCACTCGACCGACCGAACCTGACCGTGCAGACCGACGTGCACGTGCACCGAGTGTTGATCGAGAACGGGCGGGCGGTGGGAGTCGTCGGCAACTGGCTCGACGAGCTGCGCACGATCCGGGCGACGCGCGAGGTCATCGTGTGCGCGGGCGCGTACAACTCACCGCAACTGCTGATGCGCTCCGGGGTCGGGCCGGCCGCCCAGTTGACCGCGCTCGGGATACCGGTCGCGGCCGACAACCCGCTGGTGGGGCAGAACCTCCAGGACCATCTCCTGGTGCCGCTGGTCTTCACCCACTCCCAACCGATCAGCCTGATCGCCGCCGGCCAGCCCGAGCACATCCAGCAGTTCATCGAGGACGGCCGGGGTCCGATGACCGCCAACGGGCCGGAGGCGGGCGGGTTCGTGCGTACCCATGACGCACTGCCTGCGCCTGACGTGGAGTTCCTTGCCGCGCCGGTGATGTTCATCGACAGCGGGCTCGGCATGCCGACCGCGCACGCCCTCTCCTACGGGCCCTCCATGCTGACCCCCGCCAGCCGGGGACAGGTCGGGCTGGCTTCGGACGATCCGACCGCGAAGCCGTGGATCTCGCACAACTACTTCAGCGACCCGGCGGATCTCGACGTGGCGGTCGAGGCCACCCGGATCGGGCTGCACATCGCCCGGCAGAAGGCGCTCGGTGCGTACACCGAGGGATGGTTCCGGACTCCGGCCTCGGATTCCGACCGGGACGTGCGGGAGTTCGTCCGCAGCTACGCGCACTCGATCTTCCACCCGGCCGGCACCTGCGCCATCGGTGCCGTCGTCGATCCCGAGCTGCGGGTGACCGGCGTCGACGCGCTGCGGGTCGTGGACGCATCGGTCATGCCGACCATCATCCGCGGCAACCCGAACGCCGCCACGATCGCGATCGCGGAGAAGGCGGCCGACCTCATCAGCGGGGCCGTCGCGCGGCAGCCCCGCGCTGTCGCGGCAGCCCACTGA
- a CDS encoding SgcJ/EcaC family oxidoreductase — translation MSPSSTSAVAQPTAEDQAAVAAISQQIVAAWQRHDADAFANVFTPDGTMILPGIFLRGRDEIRDFMATGFAGPYQGTQVTGQPFQVTFFSADTALVLTKGGVLAPGEDTVSEEREIRASWLLTKRDGRWLLAAYQNTPAH, via the coding sequence ATGTCCCCGTCCAGCACGTCGGCAGTTGCCCAGCCCACCGCCGAGGATCAGGCGGCCGTTGCCGCCATTTCCCAACAGATCGTCGCGGCCTGGCAGCGGCACGACGCCGACGCCTTCGCCAACGTGTTCACCCCGGATGGCACCATGATCCTGCCCGGCATCTTCCTCCGGGGCCGCGACGAGATCCGGGACTTCATGGCCACCGGGTTCGCCGGCCCCTACCAGGGAACCCAGGTCACCGGCCAGCCCTTCCAGGTGACCTTTTTCAGCGCCGACACGGCTCTGGTGCTGACCAAGGGTGGTGTGCTGGCGCCGGGTGAGGACACCGTCAGCGAGGAGCGCGAGATCCGCGCCTCCTGGCTGCTCACCAAGCGCGACGGTCGCTGGCTGCTCGCGGCGTACCAGAACACTCCCGCACACTGA
- a CDS encoding acyl-CoA dehydrogenase family protein has protein sequence MSDTVAAPSRQELVRRSEQVVPLLRKNAAWQEQHRRLHDETIEALADAGVFRLRVPARYGGYEVDTRTLNDVMVQLGRGDGAAAWTASVWTIPGWMVGMFPDEVQDEVYSTPNVRVCGTLSPAGTGTPTDSGLVVNGRWSFISGALHSHWQQIVVMAPTPDGKAQWPVAALVPMSDLTVVDDWYTSGLAGSGSVTTVATNVFVPNARIMPLPLVLQGQTASVGNAALPMYRNPLLGVANASSMGTVVGLATAAREVFFERLGKRPITYTEYAHQAEAPVTHLQVAAAVMKIDQAEFHAGRATELVDAKGASGEPWTLEERARTRADMGAVCELGRAAVDILSRASGGSSIYSAAPMQRIVRDMHAVALHALMVPETNFELYGRILCGLEPNTAYI, from the coding sequence ATGAGCGACACCGTTGCCGCACCCTCCCGGCAGGAGTTGGTCCGGCGATCCGAACAGGTGGTCCCGCTGCTGCGCAAGAACGCCGCGTGGCAGGAGCAGCATCGCCGACTGCACGACGAGACCATCGAGGCCCTGGCCGACGCCGGTGTCTTCCGGTTGCGGGTGCCCGCCCGGTACGGCGGTTACGAGGTGGACACCCGGACCCTCAACGACGTCATGGTCCAGCTCGGTCGCGGGGATGGCGCGGCGGCCTGGACGGCGTCGGTGTGGACCATTCCCGGCTGGATGGTCGGCATGTTCCCCGACGAGGTCCAGGACGAGGTGTACTCGACGCCGAACGTGCGGGTCTGCGGCACCCTGAGTCCCGCCGGAACCGGCACGCCCACCGACAGTGGCCTGGTCGTCAACGGCCGGTGGAGCTTCATCAGCGGTGCCCTGCACAGCCACTGGCAGCAGATCGTCGTGATGGCACCGACTCCGGACGGCAAGGCGCAGTGGCCGGTGGCGGCGCTGGTCCCGATGTCCGACCTCACCGTGGTCGACGACTGGTACACGTCGGGGCTGGCCGGGTCGGGCAGCGTCACCACCGTGGCGACCAACGTGTTCGTGCCGAACGCGCGGATCATGCCGCTGCCGCTCGTGCTGCAGGGTCAGACCGCCTCGGTCGGCAACGCCGCGCTGCCGATGTACCGCAACCCGCTGCTGGGTGTCGCCAACGCCTCGTCCATGGGAACCGTCGTCGGGCTCGCCACGGCCGCCCGGGAGGTCTTCTTCGAGCGACTCGGCAAGCGGCCGATCACCTACACGGAATACGCCCACCAGGCCGAGGCACCCGTCACCCACCTGCAGGTCGCCGCCGCGGTCATGAAGATCGACCAGGCGGAGTTCCACGCCGGCCGGGCGACCGAGCTGGTCGACGCGAAGGGCGCCAGCGGCGAACCGTGGACCCTGGAGGAGCGGGCCCGGACCCGGGCCGACATGGGTGCCGTGTGCGAACTCGGGCGAGCGGCGGTCGACATTCTCAGCCGCGCGAGTGGTGGCTCGTCCATCTACTCGGCGGCACCGATGCAGCGGATCGTCCGGGACATGCACGCGGTCGCCCTGCATGCCCTGATGGTCCCCGAGACGAACTTCGAGCTGTACGGCAGGATCCTGTGTGGGCTTGAGCCGAACACCGCCTACATCTGA